A region of the Methylobacterium nodulans ORS 2060 genome:
AACCCGCCACGGCGAGATGGCCAATCTCGGCGAGGTCCCCTTCGCGCTCTATTACGGCACCATCGACGCGACGCCGCTCTTCGTGATGCTGGCCGGCCAGTATTTCGAGCAGACCGGCGACAAGGACACCATCCAGGCGATCTGGCCGAACATCCTGGCCGCCCTCGAATGGATCGACACTTACGGCGACCGGGACGGCGACGGCTTCGTCGAATACGCCCGCGAGACCGACAAGGGTCTGGCCAACCAGGGCTGGAAGGACAGCCACGACTCGATCTTCCACGCGGATGGCCGCATGGCGCAGGGGCCGATCGCCCTCTGCGAGGTGCAGGGCTACGTCTATGCGGCCAAGCGCGCGGCCTCCAAGCTCGCGGCGACGCTCGGCAACGCGGCCCTGGCGGAGCGCCTGAAGGATGCCGCCGAGCGCCTGCGCGTCGCCTTCGACGAGGCCTTCTTCGTGCCGGAAATCGGCACCTACGCGCTCGCCCTCGACGGCGAGAAGCGCCCCTGCGCGGTGCGCGCCTCCAATGCCGGCCACGCCCTCTTCACCGGCATCGCCCTGCCGGAGCGGGCGGCCGGGGTCGCCGAGGTGCTGATGTCGAAGGATGGGTTCAACGGCTGGGGCGTGCGCACCATCGCGCAGGGCGAGGCGCGCTACAATCCGATGTCCTACCACAACGGCTCGATCTGGCCGCACGACAACGCCATCGTGGCGCTCGGGCTCGCCCGCTACGGCTACAAGGCGGAGGCGGCGCGGGTGTTCGAGGGCCAGCACGGCGCCTCGCTCTATGAGGACGGGCGGCGCCTGCCCGAGCTGTTCTGCGGCTTCACCCAGCGCAAGCAGCGCGGGCCGACGAACTATCCGGTGGCCTGCAGCCCGCAGGCCTGGGCGGCGGCGGCGCCCTTCGCGTTCCTGGCGGCCTGCCTCGGCCTCGAACTGCGCCACGACCGCAACCGGATCCGCTTCCGCGACCCGATCCTGCCGGCCTTCCTCGACCGGGTGCTGATCCGCAACCTGAAGCTCGGCCCCTCCCGCGTCGACCTGCTGCTGCACCGCCACGGCCTCGACGTCACGGTCAACGTCCTGCGCCGCACGGGCGACGCGCAGGTGGTGCTGCTGAAGTGAGCGAGGATTTCGGCCTGCGGCCCGGCGAGGAGGCGATCGCCCTCCCGCCGGATTTCGATGCCGGGCTCCACTTCATCGGCCGCATCCGCACGCCCTGGACCCGCCGGGCCGAATGCCCGAAGAACGCGGCGCAGTCGGACGCCCTCTGCACGATCGAGGTCGATCCCCGCTTCGCCCCCGGCCTGCAGGCGCTCGCGGGCACGACCCACCTGATCGTGCTCTACTGGATGGACCGGGCGCCCCGCGGCCTCCTGGTCCAGCAGCCGCGCCACGCGCAGGCGCCGCGCGGCACCTTCGCGCTGCGCTCGCCCGCACGGCCCAACCCGATCGCGCTCTCGGTGGTGGATCTCCTCGGCATCGCCGAGAACCGCCTCACCGTGCGCGGCCTCGACTGCCTCGACGGGACCCCGCTCCTCGACATCAAGCCCTACTTCGCCTCGACGGATTCCAAGCCCGACGCACGGGTCGGCTGGCGCGAGGCGTGAGAGGCCCGGGCTCGGCCATCTCGAACCGACAGCCCCGTCCTGCGGGGAACCATCCGTGAAATCTCGGGCCGGCGGTCGCGCCCGGATCTCCCGCGTCATCACCCCGCCTTCCACTCCGGACTACCCCTACCCCTCTCCCGCTCGGGAGAGGGGATCCCGCGCATACCTGTCTCGGAACAGATCAACCGGAACCCGTATGAGACGGTTCGTGCGCGGTGAGGCGGGTGGTGACGTGGCCGCCTCGTCCAGTCCCGGAGGATGGCCATGAGGACCGTCGGGGCTGCCACAGGCGAGGTCTGATCGACGCGTCGCCCCTCTTCTCCGGGGCAGGCCGGCCATCCGCCCTCATCCCCTCCGGATCCCCCTTCACCCCCGACCCAGCATCCGCCGCAGCGCCGTGCGCACCGCGACCGCCCGCTGCCGCAGGGCGTGATAGCGCCGCAGCCGCGCGGCGAGCCCCGATGCAGACGGACCGCCCGGGGCCGTGGCCGCGATCTCCGCGATCGCGGTCCGGGCCGGGTAGAGGTCGCTGAGCACGCGGCTCTCCCGCGTC
Encoded here:
- the tsaA gene encoding tRNA (N6-threonylcarbamoyladenosine(37)-N6)-methyltransferase TrmO, whose product is MSEDFGLRPGEEAIALPPDFDAGLHFIGRIRTPWTRRAECPKNAAQSDALCTIEVDPRFAPGLQALAGTTHLIVLYWMDRAPRGLLVQQPRHAQAPRGTFALRSPARPNPIALSVVDLLGIAENRLTVRGLDCLDGTPLLDIKPYFASTDSKPDARVGWREA